In Phyllostomus discolor isolate MPI-MPIP mPhyDis1 chromosome 2, mPhyDis1.pri.v3, whole genome shotgun sequence, the following are encoded in one genomic region:
- the STRIT1 gene encoding sarcoplasmic/endoplasmic reticulum calcium ATPase regulator DWORF, protein MAEKAESTSSQLLVPVLLLIGWIVGCIIMVYVVFF, encoded by the exons ATGGCTGAAAAAG cagaATCTACATCATCACAACTTCTGGTTCCTGTTCTTCTCTTGATTGGATGGATTGTGGGCTGCATCATAATGGTGTATGTTGTCTTCTTTTAG